The following proteins are co-located in the Camelina sativa cultivar DH55 chromosome 12, Cs, whole genome shotgun sequence genome:
- the LOC104733529 gene encoding uncharacterized protein LOC104733529 produces the protein MEVFMDDFSVYGSSFSSCLSNLCKVLQCCVHKHLVLNWEKYHFMVTDGIVLGHRISEKGIEVDKAKIKALITALIVQPPDWNLPFEVMCDESDFAIGAVLGQRKDGSKVIVHIDHAALRYLLTKKDVKLRLLRWILLLQEFDLEIRDKKGVENGVADHLSRLRIDEEIPIDDRLLEENVYVISAFMDCYKEKADAKVLQQISNDSPWYADIANYFCATEEPPNFTDMLRRSSYEMCDATSGMNLIFTSIVLTVSTEDVF, from the exons ATGGAGGTTTTTATGGATGATTTTTCGGTTTATGGCTCATCTTTCTCTTCGTGTTTGTCTAACTTATGCAAGGTTCTTCAATGTTGTGTGCACAAACACCTTGTTCTGAATTGGGAGAAATACCATTTCATGGTCACCGATGGGATTGTCTTGGGTCATCGAATTTCTGAGAAGGGGATAGAAGTTGACAAGGCCAAGATTAAG GCTCTGATAACAGCTCTAATAGTTCAGCCACCCGATTGGAACCTTCCATTCGAAGTTATGTGCGATGAAAGCGATTTTGCTATTGGAGCAGTTTTGGGACAACGCAAGGATG GCTCCAAAGTCATTGTACACATCGATCACGCTGCACTACGTTACTTGCTAACAAAAAAGGATGTTAAACTGAGACTGTTACGGTGGATCCTGCTTTTGCAAGAGTTCGATCTTGAGATAAGGGACAAGAAAGGGGTAGAGAACGGTGTGGCAGACCACCTTTCTAGGCTGAGAATCGATGAAGAGATCCCCATAGATGACCGATTACTTGAGGAGAATGTGTATGTGATCTCAGCTTTCATGGACTGCTATAAGGAGAAGGCCGATGCCAAGGTTCTTCAACAAATAAGTAATGATTCCCCATGGTATGCTGATATTGCAAACTACTTTTGTGCTACAGAAGAACCTCCGAATTTCACTGATATGCTAAGAAGAAGTTCTTACGAGATGTGCGAcgctacttctgggatgaacctTATCTTTACAAGCATTGTGCTGACGGTCTCTACAGAAGATGTGTTCTAG
- the LOC109127950 gene encoding UPF0725 protein At4g17990-like translates to MDDYIKERLMFWTRFRQSDGFDVEHLMDTKPIIMFAGFAQFNRRYSVVYSGYYITLVAKDPASGGSLVTFQTRVLEEGFDIKQLTCPIARLKCGSRDNSKEKRSVDDCYQLRLPDEWPSENVFNDKKRYYVMKKSEVRKYDWVRLYMELAFFNANMKLKHLNLSKLVIMKVAVETEENVETPSERLKARNAVFYIRYRYHPNKGLAHKVHHGHKPPRDRVAIVKRTIDKNTGELTLQFDGRLSKTLL, encoded by the exons ATGGATGATTACATCAAGGAGCGCCTGATGTTTTGGACTCGCTTCCGTCAATCTGAT GGGTTCGATGTCGAACATTTGATGGACACAAAACCTATCATCATGTTTGCTGGATTCGCGCAA TTCAATAGACGATATAGCGTTGTATATTCCGGTTACTATATCACTCTGGTTGCTAAAGATCCAGCTTCAGGCGGTTCCCTTGTAACTTTTCAAACGAGGGTTCTTGAAGAAGGCTTTGACATCAAGCAACTGACTTGTCCTATTGCTCGACTTAAGTGCGGATCACGAG ATAACTCCAAGGAAAAGAGGTCCGTTGATGATTGCTACCAACTTAGATTGCCTGATGAGTGGCCGTCGGAGAATGTTTTCAATGATAAAAAACGATACTACGTG ATGAAGAAATCAGAGGTACGAAAATATGATTGGGTTCGTCTATACATGGAACTTGCATTCTTCAACGCCAATATGAAACTTAAACAT CTTAATCTGTCGAAATTGGTGATTATGAAGGTAGCGGTAGAAACTGAGGAAAACGTGGAAACGCCAAGTGAGAGACTCAAGGCCAGAAATGCAGTTTTCTACATAAGGTACAGGTACCACCCAAATAAGGGTCTGGCTCATAAGGTTCACCATGGTCACAAGCCTCCCCGTGATCGCGTAGCTATAGTGAAAAGAACCATTGACAAGAATACCGGAGAGCTCACTCTCCAGTTCGATGGCAGGCTTTCAAAAACTCTTCTCTAA
- the LOC104731745 gene encoding probable serine/threonine-protein kinase At4g35230, with protein sequence MGCLHSKTAHLPSPDDPSVPNKPESVNEEQVDQENQVPVFKEFDLSELKKVTNGFSPSCIVSEGGERGLNVVYRGKLEGNRLVAIKRFSKQSWPDAQQFVAEATGVGKLRFKRLVNLIGCCAEGDERLLVAEYMPNDTLSKHLFHWEKQPFPWEMRVRVADFIAQALDYCNIENRKLYYDLNAYRILFDEEGDPRLSTFGLMKNSRDGTSYSTNLAYTPPEFLRTGRVIPESVIYSYGTILIDLLSGKHIPPSHALDIIRGKNVLLLMDSSLEGQYENEDATKLVDLASKCLQSEAKDRPDTKFLLSSVAPLQKQKEVASHVLMGLPKNRVILPTLLSPLGKACSRMDLAAVHEFLLKAGYRDDEGAENELSFQEWTQPVQEMLNTKKFGDVAFRDKDFKIAIECYSKLVVMMSVPSATVFARRACSYLMTNQLELALRDAMQAQVCIPEWPTAFYLQALALSKLGMETDANDMLNDGAAFEAKRQQQNSWRC encoded by the exons atGGGTTGTTTGCATTCGAAAACTGCTCATCTTCCTTCTCCTGATGATCCATCAGTTCCAAACAAACCAGAATCAG TTAATGAGGAACAAGTAGATCAGGAGAATCAAGTTCCAGTTTTCAAAGAGTTTGATCTAAGTGAATTGAAGAAAGTAACGAACGGGTTTAGTCCCAGCTGCATTGTATCTGAAGGTGGAGAGAGAGGTCTCAATGTGGTTTACAGAGGAAAGCTTGAAGGCAATCGTCTCGTCGCCATCAAGCGATTCTCTAAACAGTCCTGGCCTGATGCTCAGCAGTTTGTG GCGGAGGCGACTGGTGTTGGTAAACTTAGATTCAAAAGATTGGTTAATCTGATTGGTTGTTGTGCTGAAGGAGATGAGAGATTGTTGGTAGCTGAGTATATGCCTAATGATACACTCTCAAAGCATCTTTTTCACT GGGAAAAACAGCCATTTCCTTGGGAAATGCGTGTTCGAGTTGCAGATTTTATCGCACAAGCACTTGATTATTGCAACATCGAAAACAGAAAGCTTTATTATGATTTAAATGCATACAGAATCCTGTTTGACGAGGAAGGTGATCCTCGTCTATCAACTTTTGGTCTTATGAAGAATAGTAGAGACGGTACAAGCTACAGTACCAACTTAGCTTATACGCCACCCGAGTTTTTACGGACAG gTAGAGTCATTCCTGAAAGTGTAATATACAGTTATGGAACCATTCTTATAGATCTTTTGAGTGGCAAACACATTCCACCGAGTCAT GCTCTTGACATAATAAGAGGGAAAAATGTGTTGCTACTAATGGATTCATCACTTGAAGGGCAATATGAAAACGAAGACGCAACTAAACTTGTTGATCTTGCATCAAAATGTCTTCAGTCTGAGGCAAAAGATCGTCCTGATACcaaatttcttctctcttcagtGGCACCACTACAAAAGCAGAAAGAG GTTGCTTCTCATGTCTTGATGGGTTTGCCTAAGAATAGAGTTATACTACCAACTCTGCTTTCTCCTCTTGGAAAGGCTTGTTCCAGAATGGATCTTGCGGCTGTTCATGAGTTTTTGCTTAAAGCCGGTTACAGAGACGATGAAGGAGCGGAGAACGAG CTTTCATTTCAAGAATGGACACAACCAGTGCAGGAGATGCTCAACACAAAGAAATTTGGAGACGTTGCTTTCAGAGACAAGGACTTCAAGATCGCTATTGAATGTTACTCAAAg TTGGTGGTGATGATGTCTGTTCCATCTGCGACGGTTTTCGCAAGACGGGCATGCTCCTACTTAATGACGAATCAACTGGAGCTTGCGCTGAGAGACGCAATGCAAGCTCAAGTTTGCATACCGGAGTGGCCTACTGCGTTTTATCTGCAAGCTTTAGCTCTTTCAAAGCTTGGAATGGAGACCGATGCTAATGATATGCTTAACGATGGTGCTGCGTTTGAAGCTAAGCGACAACAACAGAACAGTTGGCGTTGTTAA